A DNA window from Coleofasciculus sp. FACHB-T130 contains the following coding sequences:
- a CDS encoding class II aldolase/adducin family protein, with protein sequence MQTLDIPINIPQPPTFASVEDERLHRKQRLAAAFRLFARFGFSEGIAGHITARDPEHRDCFWVNPFGMHFSLIRVSDLLLVNEQGEVVEGNKPVNQAAFAIHSRIHAARPDVVAAAHSHSTYGKSWSSLGRLLDPLTQDACSFYEDHGLFDDYTGVVLKLEEGKRIADTLGGKKALILRNHGLLTVGHSVDEAAWWFITMDRSCQAQLMAEAAGKPVLIDSDMARLTSRQVGSHHMGWFSFQPLYDMIVRQQPDLLE encoded by the coding sequence ATGCAGACATTAGACATTCCTATCAATATTCCCCAGCCGCCGACCTTTGCTTCTGTCGAAGATGAACGCCTCCACCGCAAACAACGCCTAGCCGCTGCATTTCGCCTGTTTGCTCGCTTCGGCTTTAGTGAAGGCATCGCCGGACACATCACCGCCCGCGATCCCGAACACCGCGATTGTTTTTGGGTCAATCCCTTCGGGATGCACTTCAGTCTCATCCGAGTCAGCGATCTGCTTCTCGTCAATGAGCAAGGTGAGGTCGTTGAGGGGAATAAGCCTGTCAATCAAGCAGCCTTTGCCATCCACTCCCGCATCCACGCCGCCCGTCCCGACGTTGTAGCAGCCGCACATTCCCATTCAACCTACGGCAAAAGCTGGTCAAGTCTGGGTCGCCTCCTTGACCCTCTCACGCAAGATGCCTGTAGCTTCTACGAAGACCACGGGCTGTTTGATGACTACACGGGCGTCGTTCTCAAACTAGAGGAGGGCAAGCGGATTGCCGACACTTTAGGCGGCAAAAAAGCTCTCATCCTCCGCAACCACGGGCTGCTCACAGTAGGTCACTCAGTCGATGAAGCTGCCTGGTGGTTTATCACAATGGATCGCTCCTGTCAGGCACAGCTAATGGCAGAGGCGGCTGGGAAGCCTGTCCTGATTGACTCCGATATGGCTCGTTTGACGTCTCGTCAAGTGGGGTCGCACCACATGGGGTGGTTTAGTTTTCAACCACTCTACGACATGATTGTGCGTCAACAACCAGATCTGCTGGAGTAA
- a CDS encoding DUF4362 domain-containing protein — protein sequence MRRLLLILGVVLLASGCNLEKAAQTQTVNLNQEKITKEEKALLERLKKDKLLKAIECPSREELTNFDENNSTKSLLSWVFKLKKGNLGAKKICITQEGDPVTEYMIVENDKIKILLDSSEDRFGTRDVEVYNPIQINRGYFEEDDKNLKIFKISELQLPEGKEIFIQYELPNGEKRYF from the coding sequence GTGCGACGATTACTTCTTATTTTAGGAGTGGTGCTTCTGGCATCAGGCTGTAATTTAGAAAAAGCCGCTCAAACGCAGACTGTCAATCTGAATCAAGAAAAGATTACAAAAGAAGAAAAGGCTTTGCTTGAGCGGCTGAAGAAAGACAAATTGCTCAAAGCAATCGAGTGCCCATCTAGAGAAGAATTAACTAATTTTGATGAAAACAATTCAACCAAGTCTTTGCTGAGCTGGGTATTCAAGTTAAAAAAAGGTAATCTTGGGGCAAAAAAAATCTGTATCACCCAAGAGGGAGATCCTGTCACAGAATACATGATCGTTGAAAATGATAAAATAAAGATACTTTTAGATTCTTCCGAAGATAGATTTGGGACAAGGGATGTAGAAGTATATAATCCCATTCAAATTAATCGGGGATACTTTGAGGAAGATGACAAAAACTTAAAAATTTTCAAAATTTCGGAATTACAACTGCCTGAAGGTAAAGAAATATTCATTCAGTATGAATTGCCAAACGGTGAAAAGAGATATTTTTGA
- a CDS encoding VOC family protein, producing the protein MTKLELPKGNDKTLNSDLDSPFSQKDGLLEFEAELTTPEFFKRWSFVTNVYGERVQVDHFVLTFPDFTRLKNYAEALCQLGGQIVEGPGLFPIEFCPETYVITNDLWLHLLTILMPSGGLVVLAAPHAPDDQLDRFLHERGNTGVHHIAIRVDDVQSAGLVWEKKGFHPLSREPLKGDSLCQWFWQNSAGQIIELIGRSPENHATFYCQNIGGLRLSEVAGINAK; encoded by the coding sequence ATGACGAAATTAGAGCTACCTAAAGGAAACGATAAAACTTTGAATTCCGACCTAGACTCACCTTTTTCCCAAAAAGATGGCTTATTGGAGTTCGAGGCAGAATTGACCACTCCTGAGTTTTTCAAACGCTGGTCATTTGTCACCAATGTGTATGGTGAACGAGTGCAAGTGGATCACTTTGTCCTGACTTTTCCTGATTTTACACGTCTCAAAAATTACGCTGAAGCTTTGTGTCAATTGGGCGGTCAGATTGTTGAAGGGCCAGGACTCTTTCCTATCGAATTTTGTCCTGAAACTTATGTAATTACCAATGATTTATGGTTGCACTTGTTGACAATATTGATGCCGTCGGGGGGGTTGGTGGTTCTAGCTGCGCCCCACGCACCAGACGATCAACTTGACCGATTCCTACATGAGCGGGGAAACACTGGCGTCCACCATATTGCGATTCGGGTAGACGATGTGCAGAGTGCTGGTTTAGTTTGGGAGAAAAAAGGGTTTCATCCATTGTCTAGAGAGCCTCTTAAGGGTGATTCTCTATGCCAATGGTTTTGGCAAAACTCAGCAGGACAAATTATCGAGCTAATTGGTCGTAGTCCTGAAAATCACGCAACTTTTTACTGCCAAAATATAGGGGGTCTTCGGCTCTCGGAAGTCGCAGGGATTAACGCAAAATGA
- the rsmD gene encoding 16S rRNA (guanine(966)-N(2))-methyltransferase RsmD: MSLRIYGNRLLKTLPGQETRPTLGRVREAVFNIWQGSITGCRWLDLCAGSGSMGAEALCRGASYVVGIEQWSRACAIIQENWQQVAQEDQKFQVLRGDVVQRLKTLGGQQFDRIYFDPPYASELYQPVLEAIAQHQLLAEGGEFAVEHSPNNWTVEPVPALEICRQKVYGNTALSFYCPASI; encoded by the coding sequence ATGAGCCTCAGAATCTACGGCAATCGCTTACTCAAAACCTTGCCAGGTCAAGAAACCCGACCTACACTAGGGCGAGTGCGGGAAGCAGTATTTAACATTTGGCAGGGCAGCATCACCGGCTGTCGCTGGTTGGATTTGTGTGCCGGTAGTGGTTCGATGGGCGCAGAGGCATTGTGTCGGGGTGCCAGTTACGTCGTCGGAATTGAACAGTGGAGTCGCGCCTGCGCCATTATCCAGGAAAACTGGCAGCAAGTCGCTCAAGAAGACCAAAAATTTCAAGTGTTGCGGGGGGATGTCGTTCAACGATTGAAAACCCTTGGCGGTCAGCAGTTCGACCGGATATACTTTGACCCACCCTATGCGAGTGAATTATATCAGCCGGTGTTGGAAGCGATCGCGCAGCATCAACTACTGGCTGAAGGCGGTGAATTCGCAGTGGAACATAGTCCTAACAACTGGACGGTTGAACCCGTTCCCGCACTGGAAATCTGTCGCCAAAAGGTTTACGGCAACACTGCCCTTAGCTTCTATTGCCCAGCCAGCATCTGA
- a CDS encoding patatin-like phospholipase family protein produces MKTETKSAQTPKLITLNCSGGISLGAYMAGVFYELTKESVKAEPKVIIDIITGSSAGAMSGVIAAYCLLQGKVDPPFKFDQRLKFSEEEHKSPLYQAWVQQADIQKIDSFSVMLSSFKDGFQATIESFADSFEATLEKYKKSSNPLRKGFYKLFHRSKASKSTPQTKREKTNLSVLSGEAIEKIAELVIKPPQITENTKPLALLMTLTNLQGLLEQINLTDAQGHLEQEIETITSSETRQFLFHSGIPQETMNKMWAKAVMGGRASGAFPVAFPPIWDHSDISSINLKDLSDDYFKTPKRQELKEEGLGAVRESKADDTHLVFLYTDGGILDGLPILKGIELENDLRSNQIHKKERSSQFQEEFTAQQPSINTERLHVYIRPVPVENLNSAKRLTQGEFSTLEVGLSGLTLPKSEHDSLRLREIQKRNQLALAKEKLIEAIEDKNFGDISQIEKIIEEAIPYRHIKLRPITPAIIGEIANSRSNGISRLQPIYDNLPKNIKASLQEGSAAELLASDFLGAFGGFFDKRYRDHDFLLGRICGITWLHQYCNVEITEAEVDTIVRQIKKYLLAQDPQPADLKLSQKIRIARIVLRALRIVLTESKIIGLIWLFVFGILKVLAISGLAILEILATVLIVVSDLMEKAQNRMFGNEKV; encoded by the coding sequence ATGAAAACCGAAACCAAATCTGCACAAACTCCCAAACTGATTACACTCAACTGCTCTGGTGGCATTTCATTGGGTGCTTATATGGCAGGAGTTTTTTATGAATTGACGAAAGAATCCGTCAAGGCTGAACCGAAAGTGATTATTGATATTATTACTGGATCTTCAGCAGGGGCAATGTCTGGTGTCATCGCCGCCTACTGCTTACTTCAAGGAAAGGTAGATCCACCTTTTAAATTCGATCAACGACTCAAATTTTCAGAAGAAGAGCATAAAAGCCCTTTGTATCAAGCCTGGGTTCAACAAGCCGATATTCAAAAAATCGATAGCTTTTCGGTAATGCTATCTAGTTTTAAAGATGGATTTCAAGCGACGATAGAAAGTTTTGCCGATAGCTTTGAAGCAACCCTAGAGAAATATAAAAAGAGTTCTAATCCACTTAGAAAAGGTTTTTATAAGCTTTTTCATCGTTCTAAAGCCTCTAAATCTACTCCCCAAACAAAACGCGAAAAAACCAATCTCAGCGTTCTTTCTGGTGAAGCAATTGAAAAAATTGCCGAACTTGTTATCAAGCCTCCCCAAATTACAGAAAATACGAAACCCCTGGCGCTTTTAATGACGCTTACCAACTTGCAAGGACTTCTTGAACAAATCAATCTCACCGATGCACAAGGACATTTGGAACAAGAAATTGAAACGATTACCAGTTCAGAGACTCGTCAATTTCTTTTTCATTCAGGAATTCCTCAAGAAACAATGAATAAGATGTGGGCCAAGGCAGTAATGGGGGGTCGCGCTTCCGGCGCTTTTCCGGTTGCTTTTCCACCCATTTGGGATCATTCTGATATTAGTAGTATCAATCTTAAAGACCTCAGTGATGACTACTTTAAAACACCCAAAAGACAAGAACTGAAGGAAGAAGGGCTAGGCGCTGTACGTGAAAGCAAGGCAGATGATACACATTTAGTATTTCTGTATACGGATGGAGGCATCCTAGATGGTCTACCTATTCTAAAAGGAATTGAACTAGAAAATGATTTGCGCTCCAATCAAATACACAAAAAGGAGCGTTCAAGTCAGTTTCAGGAGGAATTTACGGCACAACAGCCATCAATTAATACAGAACGATTGCACGTGTATATCCGTCCAGTTCCCGTAGAAAATTTGAATAGTGCAAAACGCCTAACCCAAGGGGAATTTTCGACACTAGAAGTTGGATTGAGTGGCTTAACGCTGCCAAAATCAGAACATGACTCGCTCCGCTTAAGAGAAATTCAAAAACGAAATCAATTAGCCTTAGCAAAGGAAAAATTAATAGAAGCAATTGAAGATAAAAATTTTGGAGATATCAGCCAGATTGAGAAAATTATCGAAGAAGCAATCCCTTATCGGCACATAAAGCTTCGTCCAATTACTCCAGCAATTATCGGCGAAATTGCTAATTCTAGAAGTAATGGAATAAGCAGGCTGCAACCCATCTACGATAATCTACCCAAAAATATTAAAGCTTCTCTGCAAGAAGGAAGCGCCGCAGAACTACTCGCATCAGATTTCCTGGGTGCATTTGGTGGTTTTTTTGACAAACGTTATCGAGATCATGATTTTCTATTGGGGCGAATTTGTGGAATTACTTGGTTACACCAATACTGCAATGTAGAAATTACAGAAGCAGAAGTAGATACGATAGTAAGACAAATCAAGAAATATCTGCTAGCACAAGATCCGCAACCTGCGGATCTGAAACTTAGTCAAAAAATTAGGATTGCTAGAATAGTTTTACGCGCTTTGAGAATTGTATTAACTGAATCAAAAATTATTGGATTGATTTGGTTATTCGTTTTTGGAATCCTGAAAGTATTAGCGATTTCAGGGTTAGCAATTCTTGAAATTTTGGCAACTGTATTGATTGTGGTTTCTGACTTGATGGAGAAAGCACAAAACAGGATGTTTGGCAACGAAAAAGTATAA
- a CDS encoding ABC transporter ATP-binding protein, with the protein MKTRSSYWHLLPYIRPQWKTIAQAFACTLGVTVFWPIQAALAGKIANFIGQGDMAALAQLAGVLAVVFLVQKILMYGQDSLMAKAALFVAFNLRKQVYTHLHRLNFGYFETAQTGDLTYRLTEDIDRVGEVVNKVFHDFIPCVLQLIVVLGYMIYLNWQLTLATFIVAPLMGVLIGWFGEQMLKFSRRSQNRVSNLSALLTEVFSGIRLVQAFAAQDYEIARFAQEAEENRKAKYATERLKAIQNPVVGFLYAMSVLLLFFLGGWQISINNLTGAEFVSYIAAVALLIDPIAHLTSNYNEFKQGQASVDRIFELMAIQPTVVEKPGAVDLPAVTGKVEYCNVTFAYPALNSPSPTFSEDDLDRVEPLSKLGQGGTPVLQNLNLLAHSGEMIALVGASGAGKTTLVNLLPRFYDTQAGEILIDGINIQDVTLRSLRRQIGIVPQETILFSGTIAQNIAFGQAQFDLKDVQVAAEIANAHQFITQFTQGYHTWVGERGVNLSGGQKQRIAIARAVLLNPRILILDEATSALDSESEALVQEALERIMQDRTVFIIAHRLATVRRADRILVVEQGQIMESGTHEELLQKGDRYARFYAQQFSQV; encoded by the coding sequence TTGAAAACGCGCTCTAGTTACTGGCATCTACTGCCATACATCCGCCCTCAGTGGAAAACCATCGCGCAAGCTTTCGCTTGCACGTTAGGGGTTACAGTATTCTGGCCCATCCAGGCGGCACTTGCAGGCAAAATCGCCAATTTCATTGGACAAGGCGATATGGCAGCACTTGCCCAGTTAGCAGGAGTGCTGGCAGTCGTTTTTCTCGTGCAGAAAATCCTGATGTATGGACAGGATTCGCTGATGGCGAAAGCCGCCCTTTTCGTTGCCTTTAACTTACGCAAGCAAGTTTATACTCACCTACATCGTCTCAACTTTGGCTACTTTGAAACTGCACAAACCGGCGATTTAACTTACCGTCTCACCGAGGATATTGACCGAGTTGGGGAAGTCGTCAATAAAGTTTTCCATGACTTTATTCCCTGCGTGTTGCAGCTAATCGTCGTACTGGGCTACATGATTTATCTCAACTGGCAGCTGACATTGGCAACGTTTATCGTCGCACCGCTGATGGGCGTTTTAATTGGCTGGTTTGGCGAACAGATGCTGAAGTTTTCTCGCCGCAGCCAAAATCGCGTCTCTAATTTATCGGCGTTGCTGACAGAGGTGTTTAGCGGAATTCGTCTAGTACAAGCTTTCGCCGCCCAAGATTATGAAATTGCCCGTTTTGCCCAGGAAGCTGAAGAAAACCGGAAAGCGAAGTATGCAACTGAACGGCTAAAGGCGATTCAGAATCCTGTGGTTGGATTTTTGTACGCGATGAGCGTTTTACTGCTGTTTTTCCTCGGTGGCTGGCAAATTTCGATTAATAATCTGACTGGGGCAGAATTTGTTAGCTATATCGCAGCAGTGGCGTTACTGATTGACCCGATTGCCCATCTCACCAGCAATTACAACGAATTTAAACAGGGTCAGGCATCGGTCGATCGGATTTTTGAACTGATGGCGATTCAGCCAACCGTAGTGGAGAAGCCGGGTGCCGTTGACCTTCCGGCAGTCACGGGTAAGGTGGAATACTGTAACGTTACCTTTGCCTATCCGGCACTAAATTCCCCAAGTCCTACCTTCTCAGAGGATGACTTAGATAGGGTGGAACCTCTTTCTAAGTTGGGGCAAGGAGGAACTCCGGTGCTGCAAAATTTGAATTTGCTGGCACACTCCGGAGAGATGATTGCCTTGGTGGGTGCGTCGGGTGCGGGTAAAACGACTTTGGTGAATCTTCTTCCCCGCTTTTATGACACCCAAGCGGGTGAAATTTTGATTGACGGGATTAATATTCAGGATGTGACGCTGCGAAGTCTGCGGCGGCAAATTGGGATTGTACCGCAGGAAACGATTCTATTTTCTGGGACGATTGCTCAAAATATTGCTTTTGGACAAGCGCAGTTTGACCTCAAGGACGTGCAAGTGGCGGCAGAGATAGCCAACGCCCACCAGTTCATTACCCAATTTACCCAGGGCTATCATACCTGGGTGGGGGAGAGAGGGGTCAATTTATCGGGGGGGCAAAAGCAGAGAATTGCGATCGCGCGTGCTGTTTTGCTGAATCCTCGAATCCTCATCCTGGATGAAGCAACCTCTGCCCTGGATTCGGAATCAGAAGCCTTGGTGCAGGAAGCCCTAGAACGGATCATGCAAGACCGGACTGTTTTCATCATCGCCCACCGCCTCGCCACGGTGCGCCGCGCTGACCGGATTCTGGTTGTGGAACAGGGGCAAATTATGGAATCGGGAACCCATGAAGAATTGCTGCAAAAGGGCGATCGCTATGCCCGATTTTACGCACAACAGTTCAGTCAGGTCTAG
- a CDS encoding peptidase C15, whose protein sequence is MNRKILLTSFTTWLPHQNSNASDDLLLEVGNLDSLSLSLSFLRELPVDVAQASDRVFAKINELQPDAIICCGMAESRTQLSVESCAACGTTLLKTSVNLEKLLTGSVATEISDDAGKFVCEGLYYSVLDYLQERQINSRCIFVHVPILTPENSSGIMADFLCILKNLALS, encoded by the coding sequence ATGAATCGAAAAATTCTGCTAACGTCTTTTACTACCTGGCTTCCCCATCAAAACTCTAATGCTTCCGACGATCTATTACTGGAAGTTGGCAACCTAGACTCTTTATCGCTATCATTGAGTTTTTTAAGAGAGCTACCCGTTGATGTTGCTCAAGCAAGCGATCGCGTCTTTGCCAAAATTAACGAATTACAGCCGGATGCCATTATCTGCTGCGGTATGGCAGAGTCTCGGACTCAATTGAGCGTAGAATCCTGTGCGGCTTGTGGAACCACACTGCTAAAAACATCGGTAAATCTAGAAAAACTATTAACAGGCTCAGTCGCAACTGAAATCAGCGATGATGCCGGTAAATTTGTCTGCGAAGGGCTGTATTACTCAGTATTAGACTACTTACAAGAACGCCAAATTAACAGCCGCTGTATCTTCGTTCACGTCCCAATCCTAACTCCGGAAAATTCTTCGGGAATCATGGCAGATTTTTTATGTATTCTGAAGAACCTGGCACTTTCTTAA
- a CDS encoding cytochrome c gives MDNQLPKPEILMQRLSLMALAAFLVILLALVGVNLFRVSDPYVKTVLTLTGDPVKGHAIFQMNCAGCHGLEAHGRVGPSLEAISKRKSRVRIIHQVISGDTPPMPQFQPSTQEMADLLRYLEEL, from the coding sequence TTGGATAACCAGCTACCTAAACCTGAAATCCTGATGCAGCGCCTCAGCTTGATGGCATTGGCTGCTTTCCTGGTCATCCTCTTAGCACTTGTTGGGGTTAACCTGTTTCGCGTCTCCGATCCTTATGTCAAGACAGTTTTGACCCTAACGGGCGACCCCGTGAAGGGACACGCGATTTTTCAAATGAACTGTGCGGGATGTCATGGATTGGAAGCACACGGTCGAGTGGGGCCAAGTCTGGAAGCCATCTCTAAGCGCAAGTCTCGCGTAAGAATCATTCACCAAGTCATCAGTGGGGATACACCACCCATGCCCCAGTTTCAGCCCAGTACCCAAGAAATGGCAGACTTACTGCGTTATTTAGAGGAATTGTAG
- a CDS encoding DUF3370 domain-containing protein, whose translation MLPFLPLLPLAQTPPPPPKPAPQEIVRPQPVMPLPGQLDKVPMFNSNSPEWVKSEGILLSTFPPNGKKVPTAHLNFPFQGRFDLFAHHFSHTPKDLQTLYLGVILHNPGKKPVKVEVLQAASQLMQNAPYVKLPTYVENRNGDVYSGHGDRAVNDVMRGKRQADFPAQLVIPPGQSRLLMNHPIPVRNLEKPINGRSTLMRLQSNGKVYAASLAMYAKKNPDGSERKPTQAEWQTLLDTGTLAGPRDKAPSPPGQTSGQFIYSRVAGVSEGSAWKAQLVDKPNAQNLTIPQPGNAISYPISSLKLGTLGTSQVQTAKMLVRYPDTAYEAHGNYGVEYNLSVPLINSTKQPQTVTLTLETPLKEDKLAKGGLRFQQPPHFPIFRGTVRLRYNDDQGKPLTRYVHLWHQTGQVIEPLLTLKMPPASRRQVQVDLIYPPDATPPQVLTVRTLENTSANVSDKSLVELMRVLYGIRFVL comes from the coding sequence ATGTTGCCATTCTTGCCCCTTTTACCGCTTGCTCAAACACCACCGCCGCCACCCAAACCAGCCCCTCAAGAGATTGTGCGACCCCAGCCAGTTATGCCTTTACCCGGACAACTGGATAAAGTGCCGATGTTTAACAGTAACAGTCCAGAATGGGTGAAAAGTGAAGGGATTTTACTTTCTACTTTTCCCCCAAATGGGAAAAAGGTGCCAACGGCTCATCTTAATTTTCCTTTCCAGGGGAGATTTGATTTATTTGCCCACCACTTTAGCCACACTCCCAAGGATTTGCAGACGCTTTATCTGGGCGTAATCTTGCATAATCCGGGGAAAAAACCCGTCAAAGTGGAAGTATTGCAAGCGGCAAGTCAGCTAATGCAGAATGCGCCCTATGTCAAACTGCCAACTTATGTCGAAAATCGCAACGGAGACGTATATTCCGGTCATGGCGATCGCGCAGTCAACGATGTCATGCGAGGCAAGCGACAAGCTGATTTTCCCGCCCAGCTAGTGATACCACCGGGACAAAGCCGTTTGTTGATGAATCATCCGATTCCGGTGCGGAATCTAGAAAAGCCCATCAATGGTCGGTCTACGCTAATGAGGTTGCAGAGTAATGGCAAGGTTTATGCAGCCAGTTTAGCGATGTATGCCAAAAAAAATCCAGATGGCAGCGAACGGAAACCAACCCAAGCAGAATGGCAAACTTTACTCGATACAGGCACTTTAGCCGGACCCAGAGATAAAGCCCCCTCCCCTCCAGGGCAAACCAGCGGGCAATTTATCTATAGTCGCGTAGCAGGAGTCTCTGAAGGTTCTGCCTGGAAAGCGCAACTGGTAGATAAACCCAATGCCCAAAATCTCACCATCCCCCAACCCGGTAACGCCATCTCCTATCCCATCAGTTCCCTCAAGTTAGGCACCCTCGGTACAAGTCAAGTGCAAACTGCAAAGATGCTGGTGCGCTATCCGGATACCGCTTACGAAGCACATGGGAACTACGGAGTTGAATACAACCTCAGCGTGCCCTTAATCAACTCCACAAAACAACCTCAAACTGTCACCCTGACGCTAGAAACGCCTTTGAAGGAAGACAAGCTAGCAAAAGGAGGATTGCGTTTCCAGCAACCCCCGCATTTTCCAATTTTCCGAGGTACGGTACGGTTGCGCTACAACGATGACCAAGGAAAACCCCTGACGCGCTACGTGCATTTGTGGCACCAAACGGGTCAGGTAATAGAACCACTGCTAACGCTAAAAATGCCACCGGCGAGTCGCCGCCAGGTGCAAGTCGATTTGATATACCCACCAGATGCGACGCCGCCGCAAGTCCTGACTGTGCGAACTTTAGAAAATACCTCAGCGAATGTAAGTGATAAGTCATTAGTGGAATTGATGCGTGTCCTGTATGGAATTCGGTTTGTACTTTAG
- the petG gene encoding cytochrome b6-f complex subunit V yields MVEPLLSGIVLGLILVTLAGLFFAAYMQKKRDNKLGV; encoded by the coding sequence GTGGTAGAACCCCTGCTTTCTGGTATCGTGCTTGGTTTGATTTTAGTCACCCTCGCGGGACTATTCTTCGCTGCCTATATGCAGAAAAAGCGCGACAACAAACTAGGAGTATAA
- a CDS encoding alpha/beta hydrolase encodes MKSNFIKKQVNLDNCCLSYYEGGIASNLDPILFIHGWGVLVEPYQDSLDILSERYQVIAPVLPGLGNSTAPEKIQNSNDYANIIGNFVKKLNLKKVHVVGHSLGGAIAIALAALMPSIVRSLIVVDSTGIPLGSIPEVVLKRAIEMPAQSWQMKIQPVSAIFQNLFYNSLFNPGNTIKMGFIALQEDIRPTLPKVESPCLILWGENDVLTPVKFAQELSQGIKGSKLKIVEEGYHEWNLFFPEKFTEIIFSFIAEIEEKTSVRV; translated from the coding sequence GTGAAAAGTAATTTCATCAAAAAGCAAGTTAATTTGGATAACTGTTGTCTTTCCTACTATGAAGGAGGAATTGCCTCAAATTTAGATCCGATACTTTTTATACACGGATGGGGAGTATTAGTTGAACCTTATCAAGACAGTTTAGATATTTTATCTGAGCGTTATCAGGTAATTGCGCCTGTTTTACCAGGTTTAGGAAACTCAACCGCACCTGAAAAAATTCAAAATTCTAATGACTATGCAAATATTATTGGTAATTTTGTAAAAAAGTTAAATTTAAAAAAAGTTCATGTAGTTGGACATTCATTAGGGGGCGCAATTGCCATAGCGTTGGCTGCTTTAATGCCGTCGATTGTCCGCAGCCTCATCGTCGTAGATAGTACAGGGATTCCTCTGGGTTCTATACCGGAAGTTGTATTGAAAAGGGCAATTGAAATGCCTGCCCAATCTTGGCAAATGAAGATTCAGCCTGTCAGCGCTATTTTTCAAAACTTGTTTTATAACAGCTTGTTTAATCCTGGAAATACGATAAAGATGGGATTTATCGCCTTACAAGAAGATATCAGACCAACTTTGCCAAAGGTTGAATCCCCTTGTTTGATTTTATGGGGAGAAAACGATGTTCTGACTCCGGTAAAATTTGCCCAAGAATTATCACAAGGGATAAAAGGTTCTAAGCTAAAAATAGTTGAAGAAGGATATCACGAATGGAACCTTTTTTTTCCAGAGAAGTTTACAGAGATTATCTTTAGTTTTATTGCGGAAATTGAGGAGAAAACCTCAGTGCGGGTATAA
- the hisH gene encoding imidazole glycerol phosphate synthase subunit HisH — translation MSVIAVIDYDMGNLHSACKGLEKAGATPKITDSPADIARADAVVLPGVGAFDPAVQHLRSRHLVEPIKEAIASGKPFLGICLGLQILFDSSEEGKEPGLGIIPGVVRRFRPEPNLTIPHMGWNQLEIAQPDAPIWRQLPSQSWVYFVHSYYVDPVDPQIRAATITHGSQTVTAAIARDNLMAVQFHPEKSSTSGLQILSNFVAQVRTEVAA, via the coding sequence ATGTCAGTCATTGCAGTCATCGACTACGACATGGGAAATCTGCACTCTGCCTGTAAGGGATTGGAAAAAGCGGGTGCAACCCCTAAAATTACGGATTCACCGGCAGACATTGCACGGGCGGATGCTGTAGTGTTGCCTGGGGTGGGAGCTTTCGATCCGGCAGTGCAACACTTGCGATCGCGCCACCTAGTAGAACCCATCAAAGAAGCGATCGCATCCGGCAAACCTTTCTTAGGGATCTGTCTGGGATTGCAAATTCTATTCGATTCCAGCGAAGAAGGCAAAGAACCCGGTTTAGGCATTATCCCCGGTGTGGTGCGACGATTTCGACCTGAACCTAACTTGACGATTCCCCACATGGGTTGGAATCAACTGGAAATCGCCCAACCGGATGCCCCAATCTGGCGGCAGTTACCGTCTCAGTCTTGGGTTTATTTTGTCCATTCTTACTACGTCGATCCCGTCGATCCTCAAATCCGCGCCGCCACCATCACCCACGGAAGCCAAACGGTGACGGCTGCGATCGCGCGTGATAACTTGATGGCTGTGCAGTTCCACCCGGAAAAATCTTCTACCAGCGGACTGCAAATATTATCCAACTTTGTTGCCCAGGTACGAACCGAAGTTGCCGCATAG